A genomic region of Kribbella sp. NBC_00382 contains the following coding sequences:
- a CDS encoding TetR/AcrR family transcriptional regulator: MDKRQAVLAGGLTVFARDGYARASIDVIAAEAKVSTRTIYNHFQDKAGLFHAVIQDSAERVTSARLEIVDRYLRRITDLEADLVEFGIAWRTPMPDYADHAALVRQVNAEAGHLPDGAIDAWQQTLTVRRVLADRFNTLADDGLLDFEDPMQAALHFCLLISDSSAEIRATVTSGVHTFLHGCGARPATVERRTNKGLGHNFASAHDVGH; encoded by the coding sequence ATGGACAAGCGGCAAGCGGTGCTTGCGGGCGGGCTGACCGTGTTCGCGCGGGACGGCTACGCCCGGGCGAGCATCGACGTGATCGCCGCGGAGGCGAAGGTCTCGACGCGGACGATCTACAACCACTTCCAGGACAAGGCCGGCTTGTTTCATGCGGTGATCCAGGACAGCGCCGAGCGGGTCACCAGTGCGCGACTGGAGATTGTCGACCGGTACCTGCGCAGGATCACCGATCTCGAGGCGGACCTGGTCGAGTTCGGGATCGCCTGGCGGACTCCGATGCCGGACTACGCCGATCACGCCGCATTGGTCCGGCAGGTCAACGCCGAGGCCGGCCACCTCCCCGACGGGGCGATCGACGCCTGGCAGCAGACCCTGACGGTTCGCCGCGTGCTGGCCGACCGCTTCAACACCCTTGCCGACGACGGCCTGCTCGACTTCGAGGACCCGATGCAGGCAGCGTTGCACTTCTGCCTCCTGATCTCCGACTCCTCAGCGGAGATCCGCGCAACGGTCACCAGCGGCGTCCACACCTTTCTGCACGGATGTGGTGCCCGGCCGGCAACGGTTGAAAGGCGAACTAATAAAGGGCTAGGCCACAATTTCGCGTCGGCGCATGACGTTGGGCACTGA
- a CDS encoding sugar phosphate isomerase/epimerase family protein has translation MFPLGFSTLGCPGEPLDHVLELAKRNNIAGLELRTADDEFTHLGLTPAERRALRTRIEDAGLEILAVNSYVKLCAVEEQPLEAHLELAADLGARGVRVFPGDDPAEHLAEGPTPGEIRALDRVTSAPKDSRILLETHDSHSAGQKMAQLCRLLDAEAPSHNVKVLWDSAHTWSRGETPAEAYDLLKPWIDFIQIKDEDSTQDYKPVPIGAGDYPIADLLQTLKGTDYWLSLEWELKWHPHLPPLAEALPATLTWLS, from the coding sequence GTGTTCCCGCTCGGTTTCTCCACCCTCGGCTGTCCCGGCGAGCCCCTGGACCACGTCCTGGAGCTTGCCAAACGCAACAACATTGCCGGGCTGGAGCTGCGGACGGCCGACGACGAGTTCACCCACCTCGGACTGACCCCGGCCGAGCGCCGCGCGCTGCGGACCCGGATCGAGGACGCCGGGCTGGAGATCCTCGCCGTCAACAGCTACGTGAAACTCTGCGCGGTCGAGGAGCAACCGCTCGAGGCGCATCTCGAACTGGCCGCCGACCTCGGTGCCCGCGGTGTCCGCGTCTTCCCAGGCGATGACCCAGCGGAGCACCTCGCAGAGGGTCCGACCCCAGGCGAGATCCGCGCGCTGGACCGGGTGACGTCCGCCCCGAAGGACTCCCGGATCCTGCTGGAGACGCACGACTCGCATTCGGCCGGACAAAAGATGGCCCAGCTCTGCCGGCTGCTGGACGCCGAAGCACCCAGCCACAACGTGAAGGTGCTCTGGGACAGCGCCCACACCTGGAGCCGCGGCGAGACCCCTGCCGAGGCGTACGACCTGCTGAAACCCTGGATCGACTTCATCCAGATCAAGGACGAAGACTCCACCCAGGACTACAAGCCGGTACCGATCGGCGCCGGTGACTACCCGATCGCCGACCTTCTGCAGACCCTCAAAGGCACCGACTACTGGCTCTCCCTCGAATGGGAGCTGAAGTGGCACCCGCACCTGCCACCACTGGCCGAGGCCCTACCGGCAACGCTGACCTGGTTGTCATGA
- a CDS encoding DUF4328 domain-containing protein translates to MSHPQRAVLSAVEAKDEWQPHAAEEFQQVGTVGKIAIGLLGASTVTHLLCTWSDWNTYGVVNGYLGGGPNVDDADLNRADAISRITSIPNVIISVAAAVVFVIWLWRVRVNSEVFCQADHRRSHGWVLASWFVPGPNLIYPKQIVDDIWLASDPKTPVYADDLRRLRKPLLTNVWWVAWVGALVFDVVIRRALMWMEATVGSLRGIALAGTASLILTAVAATGATLIIRKINGMQTSREWMPWWDQREPKLVAVPSYRVAADDDTSEQPAIAEPIAQPRLDRQPALALAAGAPPAEEAPKWSPFAPAAEAPAAPSWEDAGPATEQFSPIESWREDTGQVIEAQPSYQQTASGLETPTWSSPSNPYPPTPSNDLLSSAPLPSWQAETVAPPAQPDPYAYQPAARTTEPSEPSWASSYSEPYSYESSSTTSDYLTSTEPAPEPEPAPVARAGRRAARVAVDSPSTVQAAVPASDSYYQQAPSLPAQDDYLTPSKPLPTVPSYGPEPSYTPETSYTAPTYTPDPTYAPYEEPAAPVATPEYETSYTSEYSSNYSSYTEPTTPEPTYTSDYSSNPSYDSYSSESSYDTYSSNTGYDSYTPAPETPYTAPATDDYSTSYDSSYSPTYPQENYSSEYTSDYSTSYSDQPATDYQSSPYSYEAPAEPTTPAAPTTPAAPEKDDSETTAPRTHPRRRWV, encoded by the coding sequence GTGAGCCACCCGCAACGAGCAGTTCTTTCTGCTGTTGAAGCAAAAGATGAGTGGCAGCCACATGCCGCCGAAGAGTTCCAGCAGGTCGGTACGGTCGGGAAGATCGCGATCGGTCTGCTCGGCGCCTCAACGGTCACTCATCTGCTGTGTACGTGGTCCGACTGGAACACCTACGGCGTGGTCAACGGCTACCTCGGTGGCGGCCCGAACGTCGACGACGCGGATCTGAACCGCGCCGACGCGATCTCCCGGATCACCTCGATCCCGAACGTCATCATCTCCGTCGCCGCCGCCGTGGTCTTCGTGATCTGGCTGTGGCGAGTGCGGGTCAACTCCGAGGTCTTCTGCCAGGCGGACCACCGCCGCAGCCACGGCTGGGTGCTGGCCAGCTGGTTCGTCCCCGGCCCGAACCTGATCTACCCGAAACAGATCGTCGACGACATCTGGCTGGCCAGCGATCCGAAGACTCCTGTGTACGCCGACGACCTGCGCCGGCTCAGGAAGCCTCTCCTCACGAACGTGTGGTGGGTAGCCTGGGTCGGCGCTCTCGTGTTCGACGTGGTGATCCGCCGGGCGCTGATGTGGATGGAGGCGACCGTCGGCTCGCTCCGCGGCATCGCCCTCGCCGGTACCGCGTCGCTGATCCTGACGGCCGTCGCCGCCACCGGCGCGACGCTGATCATCCGCAAGATCAACGGCATGCAGACCAGCCGCGAATGGATGCCCTGGTGGGACCAGCGCGAGCCGAAGCTGGTGGCCGTCCCGTCGTACCGGGTCGCTGCCGACGACGACACCTCCGAGCAGCCCGCGATCGCCGAGCCGATCGCCCAACCGCGGCTGGACCGTCAGCCCGCGCTGGCGCTCGCCGCCGGTGCGCCGCCGGCCGAGGAGGCTCCGAAGTGGAGCCCGTTCGCCCCGGCCGCCGAGGCCCCGGCCGCGCCGTCCTGGGAGGACGCAGGCCCGGCCACCGAGCAGTTCAGCCCGATCGAGAGCTGGCGCGAGGACACCGGCCAGGTGATCGAGGCACAGCCGTCGTACCAGCAGACCGCTTCCGGTCTGGAGACGCCGACCTGGTCGAGCCCCTCCAACCCGTACCCCCCGACGCCGAGCAACGACCTGCTCTCCTCCGCGCCGCTGCCGAGCTGGCAGGCCGAGACCGTCGCGCCGCCGGCCCAGCCCGACCCGTACGCGTACCAGCCGGCCGCCCGCACCACTGAGCCGTCGGAGCCCTCCTGGGCCAGCTCGTACTCCGAGCCCTACTCGTACGAGAGCAGCAGCACCACCTCTGACTACCTGACCTCCACGGAGCCCGCACCCGAGCCTGAGCCCGCGCCTGTTGCGCGCGCTGGTCGCAGGGCCGCTCGGGTCGCGGTTGACAGCCCGTCGACGGTTCAGGCCGCAGTACCGGCTTCGGACAGCTACTACCAGCAGGCGCCGTCGCTGCCGGCGCAGGACGACTACCTCACGCCGTCGAAGCCGCTGCCGACCGTCCCGTCGTACGGTCCCGAGCCGTCGTACACGCCGGAGACCAGCTACACCGCTCCGACCTACACGCCTGACCCGACCTACGCGCCGTACGAAGAGCCGGCGGCCCCGGTGGCCACCCCGGAGTACGAGACGTCCTACACCTCGGAGTACTCGTCGAACTATTCGTCGTACACCGAGCCGACGACGCCCGAGCCGACGTACACCTCGGACTACAGCAGCAACCCGAGCTACGACAGCTACTCGTCGGAATCCTCGTACGACACGTACAGCTCGAACACCGGCTACGACTCGTACACGCCGGCCCCGGAGACCCCCTACACGGCACCGGCCACCGACGACTACAGCACGAGCTACGACAGCTCCTACAGCCCGACCTACCCGCAGGAGAACTACTCCAGCGAGTACACCTCGGACTACAGCACCAGCTACTCCGACCAGCCGGCGACGGACTACCAGTCGTCCCCGTACTCGTACGAGGCCCCGGCCGAGCCGACCACCCCGGCTGCTCCGACCACTCCGGCCGCTCCGGAGAAGGACGACTCGGAGACCACCGCTCCCCGCACCCACCCGCGCCGTCGCTGGGTCTGA
- a CDS encoding DUF4328 domain-containing protein: MTGQPPMDRWFSSEEAMGLAASVLIGVVTVLGWATAWSDWYSFRTLERYPGNDDKFARADLISGSLGIVAAIALFAAAAVFIVWLWRVRWNAEMFCRGEHRFTRGWVLGSWICPVVNLWYPKQVVDDIVAASDPRTPTGIESLRGIPGTRLVWAWWLTWVVGLVLDNVAQRSVLNGAPQLSELRTNAVMSGISAISTTAAAVLAVMLVQRINELQLRRPWTPWWAQDQAGYPVDRGYQPPAL, encoded by the coding sequence ATGACCGGTCAGCCGCCGATGGACCGATGGTTCAGCTCCGAGGAGGCGATGGGCCTGGCCGCCTCCGTACTGATCGGCGTTGTCACCGTGCTCGGCTGGGCCACCGCGTGGTCCGACTGGTACTCCTTCCGCACCCTCGAGCGTTATCCAGGCAACGACGACAAGTTCGCCCGGGCCGACCTGATCTCCGGCTCGCTCGGCATCGTCGCCGCGATCGCCCTGTTCGCGGCCGCGGCGGTCTTCATCGTCTGGCTCTGGCGGGTCCGCTGGAACGCGGAGATGTTCTGCCGCGGCGAGCACCGGTTCACTCGCGGCTGGGTGCTCGGCAGCTGGATCTGCCCGGTGGTGAACCTCTGGTACCCCAAGCAGGTGGTCGACGACATCGTGGCGGCCAGCGACCCGCGGACGCCGACCGGGATCGAGTCGCTGCGCGGTATCCCCGGCACCCGGCTGGTCTGGGCCTGGTGGCTGACCTGGGTGGTCGGGCTGGTCCTCGACAACGTCGCCCAGCGCAGCGTGCTGAACGGCGCCCCGCAACTCTCCGAACTTCGGACGAATGCTGTGATGTCCGGCATTTCCGCGATCAGCACAACCGCCGCGGCAGTACTCGCAGTGATGTTGGTTCAGCGCATCAACGAACTCCAGCTGCGCCGGCCGTGGACGCCGTGGTGGGCCCAGGACCAGGCCGGATATCCGGTCGATCGGGGCTACCAACCTCCTGCTCTGTAA
- a CDS encoding methylated-DNA--[protein]-cysteine S-methyltransferase: MRWSVFDSPIGELSVAVDDHGLCRLRFGAIELGPDRARDELLIAAEEQLKAYFAGELTEFDLPLSVRGGSQFERAVWERLKQIPYGEMETYGEVAKAVGDAGAARAVGVACNRNPIAVIVPCHRVVGAGGKMVGFGGGIPLKRHLLELEARITLETRWL; encoded by the coding sequence ATGCGCTGGTCCGTGTTCGATTCGCCCATCGGTGAGCTGTCCGTCGCCGTTGACGACCACGGCCTGTGCCGGTTGCGGTTCGGCGCCATCGAGCTCGGGCCGGACCGGGCCCGCGACGAGCTGCTGATCGCTGCCGAGGAGCAACTGAAGGCGTACTTCGCCGGCGAGCTGACCGAGTTCGACCTGCCGCTGTCGGTGCGCGGCGGGTCGCAGTTCGAGCGCGCTGTCTGGGAGCGGCTGAAGCAGATTCCGTACGGCGAGATGGAGACGTACGGCGAGGTCGCCAAGGCCGTTGGCGACGCGGGGGCAGCGCGGGCCGTCGGGGTCGCCTGCAACCGCAACCCGATCGCGGTGATCGTGCCCTGCCACCGGGTCGTCGGGGCCGGCGGCAAGATGGTCGGCTTCGGCGGTGGCATCCCGCTGAAGCGGCACCTGCTCGAACTCGAAGCACGGATCACACTCGAAACGCGCTGGCTCTGA
- a CDS encoding peptidylprolyl isomerase, with translation MRSIPVAEELFATLQTTKGDVVIKLFPDHAPKTVQNFVGLAEGTKEWTDPTTGQASTARFYDGLGFHRVIDGFMIQGGCPLGTGTGSPGYSFDDEIHPELQFDRPYLLAMANAGIQFGKGTNGSQFFVTVVPTPHLNRKHTIFGEVVDDDSKKVVDAIATADTTAGDRPTEPIVINSVKIERKTV, from the coding sequence ATGAGGAGTATTCCCGTGGCCGAAGAACTGTTCGCGACGCTGCAGACGACGAAGGGCGACGTCGTCATCAAGCTGTTCCCCGATCACGCGCCCAAGACGGTGCAGAACTTCGTCGGCCTCGCCGAGGGCACCAAGGAGTGGACCGACCCGACGACGGGGCAGGCCAGCACCGCCCGCTTCTACGACGGCCTCGGTTTCCACCGGGTGATCGACGGATTCATGATCCAGGGTGGCTGCCCGCTCGGCACCGGCACCGGTTCGCCGGGCTACAGCTTCGACGACGAGATCCACCCCGAGCTGCAGTTCGACCGCCCGTACCTGCTGGCGATGGCGAACGCGGGCATCCAGTTCGGCAAGGGCACCAACGGGTCGCAGTTCTTCGTGACCGTGGTCCCGACCCCGCACCTGAACCGCAAGCACACCATCTTCGGCGAGGTCGTCGACGACGACTCGAAGAAGGTCGTCGACGCGATCGCGACCGCGGACACCACCGCGGGCGACCGGCCGACCGAGCCGATCGTGATCAACAGCGTCAAGATCGAGCGCAAGACCGTCTGA
- a CDS encoding rhomboid family intramembrane serine protease produces MTETVCYRHPDRPAGVRCQRCDRPICPACMNDASVGFQCPSCFNEGVKSIPRTRTSLGGVARGNSPYVTWTMIGLNVLVFIAVRSGSPKLLNDLVMVPVLVESEPWRLLTSAFTHVAIFHIFSNLFMLWQVGPILEQMMGQVRYAVLYLLSALGGGVAVWLLGSPGGATLGASGAVLGLVGALLVISKARGMDVTWIIAYVAITAVISFAVPNISWEGHLGGFVTGAAVAWLFLLDTKRRRSKVNR; encoded by the coding sequence GTGACCGAGACCGTCTGCTACCGGCACCCGGATCGGCCCGCTGGGGTCCGCTGCCAGCGGTGCGACCGGCCGATCTGCCCGGCCTGTATGAACGACGCCTCCGTCGGCTTCCAGTGCCCGTCGTGTTTCAACGAGGGTGTGAAGTCGATCCCGCGCACCCGGACGTCGCTGGGCGGTGTCGCGCGCGGCAACAGCCCGTACGTGACCTGGACGATGATCGGGCTGAACGTGCTCGTCTTCATCGCCGTCCGCAGCGGCAGCCCGAAGCTGCTCAACGATCTCGTGATGGTCCCCGTGCTGGTGGAATCCGAGCCGTGGCGGCTGCTCACGTCGGCCTTCACCCATGTGGCGATCTTCCACATCTTCTCGAACCTGTTCATGCTCTGGCAGGTCGGTCCGATCCTCGAACAGATGATGGGCCAGGTCCGGTACGCCGTGCTGTACCTGCTGTCGGCGCTCGGTGGTGGGGTCGCGGTCTGGCTGCTCGGCTCCCCCGGCGGCGCGACGCTCGGTGCTTCCGGCGCGGTCCTCGGGCTGGTCGGCGCGCTGCTGGTGATCAGCAAGGCCCGCGGCATGGATGTCACCTGGATCATCGCGTACGTCGCGATCACGGCGGTCATCTCGTTCGCCGTCCCGAACATCTCGTGGGAGGGCCACCTCGGTGGCTTCGTCACCGGTGCCGCAGTCGCCTGGCTGTTCCTTCTGGACACCAAGCGCCGCCGCAGCAAAGTCAATCGCTAA
- a CDS encoding TetR/AcrR family transcriptional regulator, with product MSKTADEQQSAAAEGGSGGAAPGKRSADRTRAVILAAARERFAADGYERATIRAIAADAAIDPAMVMRYFGNKEKLFAAAAEFDLRLPDLSKLPREEVGAALTNHFLDRWEDDESLKALLRASVTNEAAADRMRQLFADQLGPAIMSLSTPSGRSRTGPPSPGSEHGSHAVSSATANAATRAGLVATQALGFALCRYVLALPPVAALTREEAVAWLGPTITRYLTAPPTTI from the coding sequence ATGAGCAAGACGGCAGACGAACAGCAGTCCGCGGCGGCCGAAGGCGGCTCGGGCGGCGCAGCGCCAGGCAAGCGGTCGGCTGATCGGACCCGGGCGGTGATCCTGGCGGCGGCGCGGGAGCGGTTCGCGGCGGACGGCTATGAGCGGGCGACGATCCGGGCGATCGCGGCGGACGCGGCGATCGATCCCGCGATGGTGATGCGCTACTTCGGCAACAAAGAGAAGCTGTTCGCGGCGGCAGCGGAGTTCGACCTGCGGTTGCCCGACTTGAGCAAGCTCCCGCGGGAAGAGGTCGGGGCAGCACTCACCAACCACTTCCTCGACCGCTGGGAAGACGACGAGTCCCTCAAGGCACTACTCCGAGCCAGCGTCACCAACGAGGCCGCCGCCGACCGCATGCGCCAACTCTTCGCCGACCAACTGGGCCCAGCGATCATGAGCCTCAGCACCCCGTCCGGCAGAAGCCGCACCGGCCCGCCAAGCCCCGGATCCGAGCACGGCAGCCACGCCGTCTCGTCGGCCACCGCCAACGCGGCAACCCGCGCCGGCCTCGTCGCCACCCAAGCGCTCGGCTTCGCGCTCTGCCGCTATGTCTTAGCCCTGCCGCCGGTGGCCGCGCTGACCCGCGAGGAAGCGGTCGCCTGGCTGGGGCCGACGATCACCCGCTACCTAACGGCTCCACCCACCACCATCTGA
- a CDS encoding FAD-dependent oxidoreductase, whose protein sequence is MIPEQTEVLVVGAGPVGLAVAVSLAGHGRQVTVVDRQAAGANTSRASVVHPRTLELLERIGVSERLTELGIHVEQFNIADGDRTLVPVRFDKLPTEYPYVLMIPQNVTEQVLLDRLTELGGTVHRPYVATGLRQSADGAEVTLESGELIKAQYVVAADGMNSRMRDLAGLGFDGADALPLNFTLVDVRVESGLPADEVLLYFSRPGMLVAAPLPDGTFRLVAEVEEAPERPDVAYAQRLLNARGPQERTARVTEVVWGSRFRIHERVADRYREGRVVLAGDAAHTHSPAGGQGMNLGLRDAVVLGDALADALTAGDETKLDEYAKASREEAVRVVALAHRLTRLATAPTALRPARNAGLHFLSRLPAFRRTLAEQLSAVGHR, encoded by the coding sequence ATGATTCCGGAGCAGACCGAGGTGCTGGTGGTGGGTGCCGGGCCGGTGGGACTGGCGGTGGCCGTCTCGCTGGCCGGGCACGGCCGGCAGGTGACGGTCGTCGATCGACAGGCGGCGGGGGCAAACACCTCGCGCGCCTCAGTCGTGCACCCGCGGACGCTGGAGTTGCTGGAGCGGATCGGGGTCAGCGAGCGGCTGACCGAGCTCGGCATCCACGTCGAGCAGTTCAACATCGCCGACGGCGACCGGACACTCGTCCCGGTCCGCTTCGACAAGCTGCCGACCGAGTACCCGTACGTCCTGATGATCCCGCAGAACGTCACCGAGCAGGTGCTGCTCGACCGGCTGACTGAACTCGGTGGCACCGTCCACCGCCCGTACGTCGCAACCGGGCTGCGACAGAGCGCTGACGGAGCCGAGGTCACCCTGGAGTCCGGTGAGTTGATCAAGGCGCAGTACGTCGTGGCCGCCGACGGGATGAACAGCCGGATGCGCGACCTCGCCGGACTCGGCTTCGACGGAGCCGATGCGCTGCCGCTGAACTTCACCCTCGTGGATGTGCGCGTCGAGAGCGGGCTGCCGGCCGACGAAGTACTCCTGTACTTCTCCAGGCCCGGCATGTTGGTGGCGGCTCCGTTGCCCGATGGCACGTTCCGGCTCGTGGCTGAGGTGGAGGAGGCGCCGGAGCGCCCGGATGTCGCCTATGCCCAGCGGCTCCTCAACGCGCGCGGCCCGCAGGAGCGGACCGCGAGGGTGACGGAGGTGGTCTGGGGTTCACGCTTCCGGATCCACGAGCGGGTGGCCGACCGATACCGCGAAGGCCGGGTCGTACTGGCCGGCGATGCCGCCCACACCCACAGCCCAGCAGGCGGCCAAGGCATGAACCTCGGCCTCCGTGACGCAGTCGTCCTCGGCGACGCGCTGGCGGACGCCCTGACCGCCGGCGACGAGACCAAGCTCGACGAGTACGCGAAGGCCAGCCGCGAAGAAGCAGTCCGAGTGGTAGCCCTCGCACACCGACTCACCCGCCTGGCGACAGCGCCGACCGCGCTCAGGCCGGCGCGCAACGCAGGACTTCACTTCCTTTCACGTCTGCCTGCTTTCCGTCGCACCCTCGCCGAGCAGCTGTCGGCCGTCGGTCATCGCTGA
- a CDS encoding M14 family metallopeptidase, whose product MFHPARWHRLVPLAIAAAVVVGAGSQVQAVAPPDRKVQAYEKAELIQLLRIDTPTLADRKRLTTLDLDLAESAGKNYVDVVAYGNQDRRLLKLAGFTWSVIEDDLVGADQERERADAAYAKAVKTRAILATLPSGRTAYRTLADYTNDLAALASQYPTKVKQITLKNTSLEGRTIRGIEISRDVNVSNGKPVFMMMGLHHAREWPSGELTMEFAYDLLKNDGVVPRITSILDKARVVIVPVVNPDGFNLSRTLGYEMKRKNCRVTNGQIPTTGQCAQSSNQSRGTDLNRNYAGFWGGPGASTSLTSETYRGASAFSEPESRNIQALVSSYQATTLITNHTYSNLVLREPGYAGAGNTPDEALYKSLGDQMAAQNGYDSQFGYELYDTTGTTEDWSYYATGGLGFTFEHGTSSFHPAFSNVVNYYYGSGSTAGKGNREAYLIAAESTINPARHSIITGTGPAGAVLRLKKSFNTKTWNGTLIPDVLDTTMTVPAGGTYTYHANPSTRPITAQQGGTEAWTLTCERPTGQVLETRQITVARGASATANLTTCAAAF is encoded by the coding sequence GTGTTCCATCCCGCCCGATGGCACCGACTTGTCCCCCTCGCGATCGCGGCCGCCGTCGTGGTCGGTGCCGGCAGCCAGGTCCAGGCTGTCGCGCCACCCGACCGCAAGGTGCAGGCCTACGAGAAGGCCGAGCTGATCCAGCTGCTCCGGATCGACACCCCGACCCTGGCCGACCGCAAGCGGCTGACCACGCTGGATCTCGACCTGGCCGAGTCGGCGGGCAAGAACTACGTCGACGTGGTTGCCTATGGCAACCAGGATCGGCGGCTGCTGAAACTGGCCGGCTTCACCTGGTCGGTGATCGAGGACGACCTGGTCGGCGCCGACCAGGAACGCGAGCGCGCCGACGCGGCGTACGCGAAGGCGGTGAAGACGCGGGCCATCCTGGCCACCCTGCCGAGCGGGCGGACGGCGTACCGGACGCTGGCCGACTACACCAACGACCTGGCGGCGCTGGCGTCGCAGTACCCGACGAAGGTCAAGCAGATCACGCTGAAGAACACTTCGCTCGAAGGCCGCACGATTCGCGGCATCGAGATCAGCCGGGACGTGAACGTCAGCAACGGCAAGCCGGTGTTCATGATGATGGGCCTGCACCACGCGCGGGAGTGGCCGTCGGGTGAGTTGACGATGGAGTTCGCGTACGACCTGCTGAAGAACGACGGTGTGGTGCCGCGGATCACCAGCATCCTGGACAAGGCGCGGGTCGTCATCGTCCCGGTGGTGAACCCAGACGGCTTCAACCTCAGCCGCACCCTCGGCTACGAGATGAAGCGGAAGAACTGCCGCGTCACCAACGGCCAGATCCCGACCACCGGCCAGTGCGCGCAGTCGTCCAACCAGTCGCGCGGTACGGACCTCAACCGCAACTACGCCGGCTTCTGGGGCGGCCCGGGCGCGTCCACCAGCCTGACCTCGGAGACGTACCGCGGCGCGAGCGCCTTCAGCGAGCCGGAATCGCGCAACATCCAGGCACTCGTCTCGTCGTACCAGGCGACCACGCTGATCACGAACCACACCTACTCCAACCTCGTACTCCGTGAGCCCGGGTATGCCGGTGCCGGCAACACCCCGGACGAGGCGCTCTACAAGTCGCTGGGCGACCAGATGGCGGCCCAGAACGGCTACGACAGCCAGTTCGGCTACGAGCTCTACGACACGACCGGTACCACCGAAGACTGGTCGTACTACGCGACGGGCGGACTCGGGTTCACCTTCGAGCACGGTACGAGCAGCTTCCACCCGGCCTTCAGCAATGTCGTCAACTACTACTACGGCTCGGGAAGCACCGCAGGCAAGGGAAACCGCGAGGCCTACCTGATCGCCGCGGAGAGCACGATCAACCCGGCCCGGCACTCGATCATCACCGGTACCGGCCCGGCAGGCGCCGTCCTGCGGCTGAAGAAGTCGTTCAACACCAAGACCTGGAACGGCACCCTGATCCCCGACGTCCTCGACACCACGATGACCGTGCCTGCCGGAGGCACGTACACCTATCACGCCAACCCCTCGACCCGGCCGATCACTGCCCAGCAAGGCGGTACGGAGGCGTGGACGCTGACCTGTGAGCGCCCGACCGGTCAGGTGCTGGAGACCCGTCAGATCACCGTCGCCAGGGGTGCGTCTGCTACGGCGAACCTCACCACCTGCGCGGCGGCGTTCTAG
- a CDS encoding LacI family DNA-binding transcriptional regulator — protein MATRLSDVAARAGVSVKTVSNVINDYPHITAQTRAKVEAAIEALDYTPNVSARSLRKGRSDFIALAIPEMASPYFAELGAAISRAAKKRGITVLIDQTEGEPAAEKLVLDGMRGQLIDGIIFSPITTAPAKIELAANAKPLVLLGERHAGGTLDHVAVDSVQASFDATTHLISIGRRRIAAIGVGGGAGTGAVRRKGYRKALKAAGLPLDPTLELAGTGYHREDGAASMRELLALPEPPDAVFCFNDLLALGALRTLADAGLSVPGDVAVVGFDDIEDGRYHSPSLTTISADKEWLAENAVGLLLDRIAGTGEVDRRDLTVPYTLQIRESTATKS, from the coding sequence ATGGCGACCAGACTGAGCGACGTGGCGGCGCGCGCCGGGGTGTCGGTGAAGACGGTCTCCAACGTGATCAACGACTACCCGCACATCACCGCGCAGACCCGGGCCAAGGTCGAGGCCGCGATCGAGGCCCTCGACTACACCCCGAACGTGAGCGCCCGCTCGCTGCGCAAGGGCCGCTCGGACTTCATCGCGCTGGCCATCCCGGAGATGGCCTCCCCGTACTTCGCTGAGCTCGGCGCCGCCATCAGCCGAGCGGCCAAGAAACGCGGCATCACCGTGCTGATCGACCAGACCGAGGGCGAACCGGCCGCCGAGAAACTGGTGCTCGACGGCATGCGCGGGCAGCTGATCGACGGCATCATCTTCTCGCCGATCACCACCGCGCCGGCCAAGATCGAGCTCGCCGCGAACGCGAAACCACTGGTCCTGCTCGGTGAGCGGCACGCCGGCGGCACCCTCGACCACGTCGCGGTCGACTCGGTCCAGGCGTCCTTCGACGCGACCACGCACCTGATCTCGATCGGCCGGCGCCGGATCGCCGCGATCGGGGTCGGCGGCGGCGCGGGGACCGGCGCAGTACGGCGGAAGGGGTACCGCAAGGCGTTGAAGGCGGCGGGCCTGCCGCTCGATCCGACGCTGGAGCTGGCCGGTACGGGGTATCACCGCGAGGACGGAGCGGCGTCGATGCGAGAGCTGCTCGCCCTGCCTGAGCCGCCGGATGCCGTGTTCTGCTTCAACGATCTGCTCGCGCTCGGAGCCTTGCGGACGCTGGCCGACGCCGGACTGTCGGTGCCTGGGGATGTCGCGGTCGTTGGCTTCGACGACATCGAGGACGGCCGCTACCACTCGCCGTCGCTGACCACGATCTCGGCGGACAAGGAGTGGCTCGCGGAAAACGCCGTCGGACTGCTGCTGGACCGGATCGCGGGAACCGGTGAGGTCGACCGCCGCGACCTCACCGTCCCCTACACACTGCAGATCAGGGAAAGCACAGCTACCAAAAGCTAA